The genomic segment CGATGGATCTGTCAAACAATTCGGAATCTCGTCCTTGTGTAAGATTGAGCAGTTGATCGCGGCTCAGCACCCTTTGAGAGTGTTCCAGAAATACGCGAAGCAACCGGTATTCCGCACCGCTCAAGGCCACAACCGTTTCGTCTTCGTCAAGCAAGTGACGCTCTGTGGTGTCAAGTCGCCATGGGCCGAATTTTAACAGCCGGCCACTTTCAGTGACCATCAGATTCGGCGGAAGCATTCGCGTACGACGTATCACAGCGTTGATACGAGCGAGCAGCTCGCGCGCCGAAAAGGGTTTGGTCAGGTAATCATCTGCTCCCATTTCCAAACCTAGAATTCGGTCGGTTTCATCAGTTCGCGCGGTGAGCATGAGGATGGGTGTGGCCTTGTGTTTACCTGAGCGCAATTCGCGACATAGTACCAGGCCGTCATCACCTGGCATCATTAAGTCCAAGATGATCATGTCCACCTGGTGGGTGTCCAGAAAGCTACGCATTTGTCGACCGTCTGTAACTGCGGTAGTGGCTAAACCATTCTTTTTTAGGTAATTTCCTACTAATTCGCGAATCTCTCGATCATCATCGACGATCAAGATATGGTTCACATGTTCCATCGCTCTACCCTCTTAAAGTTTTTTCGGTGCGCGTTTCAAGTGGCCAGATAACTAGGGCTCGGTCGCCTTGTCTCGCTTTATTTTTGACGCCTGCCTGGAAAATGAGCCTTCCAGCTGACGTTTAACGACAGTATCGAGGTTCACCCGACGATCTGATTACTCAATAACTGTTCGTATTGGTAATTTCAATTCCACAGATAATCCACCTCCTTCACGATTTGATAAGGTCAACAATCCACCAATTGCAATGGCCAATCGTCGAGCAATTGCCAGGCCTAAGCCCGTCCCCCCGGTACTCCGATTGCGCGAGTTTTCCACTCGGTAAAAAGGTTTCATAAGCTGCGCCAGATCATTTTCAGCAATTCCGGGACCACGTTCCATCACTTTTACCAAAAGCTCGCTGTCGTTGGATTCCACGGTAAGCTCGGATGCACCAGCGAATTTGAATGCATTGTTTATGAGGTTCACCAGCACCCTGCGCAGCGCTTGCGGTCGGGTCTAGATTACTACGTCACGTTTACCGATCAATAAACGTCTTTCGCCATGCCTTGGTAATCGAATACTAGACTGTACAGAAATGATCCCATATCAATGCGGCGGCTTTCTTCTGTAGAACCATGGATGCTACGGGCGTACGCAACGCTTTCGCGCACCAGATGTTCCATTTCGCTGAAACCATTCCAAAACTTGGCTTTCTCCGGAGATTCATCCATGAGTTCCGCCCGCAGCTTCATGCGAGTAATCGGAGTTTGCAGATCATGAGAAATCGCAGCGAGTAATTGCATGCGTTCTTTGAGATGCGCCGCAATGCGTGCCTGCATTGAATTGAATGCAATAGCTGCGTGCGCGACTTCGGAGGAACCTTTCTCGTCAAGGAGCATTTTATAACTATCGGGGTCTAGGGCCTCTACCGCATTGGCAAGGCGAGTAATAGGGCCAACGGCAATTTTCACATCTAGCCAGGGGCAAGTAATCTTTAGAGCCAACCGATAGAGCAGCACGACAGGCGATCACAATGACAACGGAACCATCGCAGGACGTACATCAATGGTCACTGAACTTCCGTCCGCTAACTTTAAGTGAACCTGAAAGCGCTTTTGAGGGCCGGGTATGTCCCTCACGTTCAATGGATAATCTTTGGCTATCGCTTCCTCAATCGACATAACTGCTACGGGTGCATCGCTCATTTGTACGCCCGGATAGCCGTCATCCAGCAGGTAGCGATAATGTGGTCTTGCCAACTTTTCTAGTCAGCTGACTCGTTCCCCCGCAGGTAGCGGTCAAGGACGGCAATCGAGGTGGAAACGTCGGTTTAAAGATCCCCCAACATGGTGGTTTTCG from the Pseudomonas antarctica genome contains:
- a CDS encoding response regulator, which codes for MEHVNHILIVDDDREIRELVGNYLKKNGLATTAVTDGRQMRSFLDTHQVDMIILDLMMPGDDGLVLCRELRSGKHKATPILMLTARTDETDRILGLEMGADDYLTKPFSARELLARINAVIRRTRMLPPNLMVTESGRLLKFGPWRLDTTERHLLDEDETVVALSGAEYRLLRVFLEHSQRVLSRDQLLNLTQGRDSELFDRSIDLLVSRLRQRLKDEPRDSTYIKTVRSEGYVFSYPVEIFGS